In one window of Ruminococcus hominis DNA:
- a CDS encoding PucR family transcriptional regulator has protein sequence MEYQIFMSKLKEKGYQPQIFGHSDNVCDMINVRIFDPMRPHFESSSLYLTSTNTMPAANTNAEFTLMCFGERLDFSVYEQSCFTILYFGTSFSQAALFNTAMELLTEIQQITAGMHLLLNASFSGKGLQYLVDTASRIFGNPIYVVDLQNKYLAISAGIVPDNDFFREESKSGYISKQGIASIRANHLDEMVRKYNHPYYYTSELVHTGMLVDAIHIQNIEVGHVMMLESEHPFEDYVPDFFHRFCKLVSLELQKDPAYTRNKGVMYSYFLVDLLRNPQNNIENLKERLEVLGYNLKSSFYIIAIPPSAQSSSHLQLEVILEHLKRIFSGSIYVIYEDTIVFLINKNLYQGFSEYELSQLKEYLAANNLKAGISNFYQNLEDTSRFYQQAIDAINLGLKLNTSTPLCYYSDYYVYKMLEIFEKEDTEIRFLIHPGLMNLYLYDQEKGTDFLNTLQEYLKNPGQSSLVAKNLHVHKNTLLYRMGKIKELIGSDLTQGDDYMNMNLSLMIMKYLNML, from the coding sequence ATGGAATATCAGATTTTTATGTCGAAACTAAAAGAAAAGGGGTATCAACCGCAAATATTCGGGCATTCTGACAATGTCTGTGATATGATCAATGTTCGAATTTTTGACCCGATGCGCCCACATTTTGAATCTTCAAGTCTGTATCTGACTTCTACAAACACAATGCCCGCAGCCAATACGAATGCTGAATTTACTTTGATGTGTTTTGGAGAACGTTTAGATTTCTCCGTATATGAGCAAAGTTGCTTCACTATTTTATATTTTGGCACATCCTTCTCGCAGGCTGCACTTTTTAATACTGCTATGGAATTATTAACAGAAATCCAACAGATCACTGCAGGTATGCATCTCCTATTAAATGCCTCTTTTTCCGGAAAAGGACTTCAATATCTGGTAGACACTGCTTCAAGAATATTTGGTAATCCAATCTATGTTGTTGATTTACAAAATAAATATCTGGCCATCTCTGCCGGTATTGTTCCGGATAATGATTTCTTTCGTGAAGAAAGCAAATCTGGTTATATTAGTAAACAAGGAATTGCTTCTATCCGCGCTAATCATCTGGATGAAATGGTTCGAAAATATAATCACCCTTATTACTATACAAGCGAACTTGTTCACACCGGTATGCTTGTAGATGCGATCCACATACAAAATATTGAAGTAGGTCATGTCATGATGCTGGAATCTGAACATCCTTTTGAAGACTATGTTCCTGATTTCTTCCATCGTTTTTGTAAACTGGTATCACTCGAACTTCAGAAAGATCCTGCTTACACAAGAAACAAAGGGGTTATGTACTCTTATTTTCTTGTAGATTTACTTCGCAACCCACAGAATAATATTGAAAATCTCAAGGAACGTCTGGAGGTACTCGGCTATAATCTTAAAAGTTCTTTCTATATTATAGCCATACCACCATCTGCACAAAGTTCCTCTCATTTGCAGTTAGAAGTGATTTTGGAGCATTTGAAACGCATTTTTTCTGGAAGTATTTATGTCATCTATGAAGACACGATTGTATTTCTAATTAATAAAAACTTATATCAGGGCTTCAGTGAATATGAACTTTCGCAACTAAAAGAATATCTCGCTGCTAATAATTTAAAAGCCGGAATCAGTAACTTCTATCAGAATCTGGAAGATACTTCTCGTTTCTATCAACAGGCGATTGATGCGATTAATCTTGGTCTGAAGTTAAACACTTCCACTCCGCTTTGTTATTATAGTGATTATTATGTTTATAAAATGTTGGAAATATTTGAAAAAGAAGATACTGAAATCCGATTTTTAATCCATCCGGGATTGATGAACCTCTATTTATATGACCAGGAAAAAGGGACTGATTTTTTAAATACGCTTCAAGAATACTTGAAAAACCCGGGACAGTCTTCGCTTGTCGCCAAGAATCTTCATGTACATAAGAATACGTTACTGTACCGGATGGGAAAGATTAAGGAATTGATTGGAAGTGACTTGACACAGGGGGATGATTATATGAATATGAATCTGTCGCTGATGATTATGAAATATCTGAATATGTTGTAA
- a CDS encoding acyl carrier protein encodes MSRQEILEQVLNMVAMSYKKDVVGLSEKTSFKEDLGGASVQMVALVSEIENELDVALMLVDASACNTISDLVDLIEEEM; translated from the coding sequence ATGTCAAGACAGGAAATTTTAGAACAGGTATTAAACATGGTAGCTATGTCATACAAAAAAGATGTGGTAGGACTTTCAGAAAAAACATCATTTAAAGAGGATTTAGGCGGAGCATCTGTACAGATGGTAGCATTAGTTTCGGAAATTGAAAATGAATTAGATGTGGCTTTGATGTTAGTTGATGCAAGTGCATGTAATACAATCTCAGATCTTGTTGATTTAATCGAGGAAGAAATGTAA
- a CDS encoding Zn-ribbon domain-containing OB-fold protein: MAIKLEKVVEKFYLGLEEGKILGRKCPKCGHVEFPPVYACNNCGNYETEWYEISGKAKLHSIVLPAALSTKPEYKKLGKFCYGEVEIEEGTRLNAVVRGVSRKNRAELEAKLPVNVHAAIVERDNGVKTVVFDLDEE, encoded by the coding sequence ATGGCTATCAAATTGGAGAAAGTCGTAGAGAAATTTTATTTAGGCCTTGAAGAGGGAAAAATCTTAGGTCGTAAGTGTCCAAAGTGCGGACATGTAGAATTCCCACCTGTATATGCATGTAATAATTGTGGAAATTATGAAACAGAGTGGTATGAAATCAGTGGAAAAGCAAAATTACATTCCATCGTATTACCGGCAGCACTTTCTACAAAACCGGAATATAAAAAATTAGGTAAATTCTGTTATGGAGAAGTAGAAATTGAAGAAGGAACAAGATTGAATGCAGTTGTTCGCGGAGTCAGCAGAAAGAACAGAGCAGAGCTGGAAGCGAAGCTTCCGGTAAATGTTCATGCAGCAATTGTGGAACGTGATAATGGAGTGAAAACAGTAGTATTTGATTTAGATGAAGAATAA
- a CDS encoding thiolase family protein has protein sequence MNQTKLGKYQRSVSIIGVGCTPFMYTVDNPETDGLTEGEMFGYAALKAMEDAGVNPQDVDFYFHGQASPLNGSNYLTPNVQISNWFGMKGKGSIHHSEACCTGYLAIEQAVNAIASGKYDCVLTGAVEFGDSTPSPADSVETPKHPYKRDKMTMDKFLKTTSWLYDRTYTRQLMAGQELIYDDAAEWYVRTRGISAEDMNNTLNAMCINNRRNASTNPLAIERTTYEELAEKAGMTLDEYMNSPYNPKMGDFLRAGGVELKCDGAAACIVCATEKIPEIAKNLKHKPIEVLGIGSAACEATTPHFEVAATEEAVRQVYEATGLSGDDLDIFFANDFIITSHLVSAEIAGYLPYGEGWKYICDGRTAWDGDKPINTNGGRTSFGHAHAASGLADMYEACKQMWNECGEREVKKVPKTAMLRGYGGAQNVAAIVIRTMD, from the coding sequence ATGAATCAGACGAAATTGGGAAAATACCAGAGAAGCGTTTCTATTATCGGTGTTGGATGTACTCCATTTATGTATACAGTAGATAATCCAGAAACAGACGGACTGACAGAAGGTGAAATGTTTGGATATGCAGCATTGAAGGCAATGGAAGATGCAGGAGTAAATCCACAGGATGTAGATTTTTATTTCCATGGACAGGCAAGTCCTCTGAATGGTTCAAACTATTTAACACCAAACGTGCAGATTTCAAACTGGTTTGGTATGAAAGGAAAAGGTTCTATCCATCACTCAGAAGCATGCTGTACAGGTTATCTTGCAATCGAGCAGGCTGTAAATGCAATTGCATCAGGAAAATATGACTGTGTACTTACGGGTGCCGTTGAGTTTGGTGACAGTACACCAAGTCCGGCTGACAGCGTAGAAACACCAAAGCATCCATATAAACGCGATAAGATGACAATGGATAAATTTTTGAAAACAACATCATGGTTGTATGACCGTACATATACAAGACAACTTATGGCCGGACAGGAATTAATCTATGACGATGCGGCTGAATGGTATGTCCGTACAAGAGGTATTTCAGCAGAGGATATGAATAACACATTGAATGCAATGTGCATTAATAATAGAAGAAATGCTTCTACAAACCCGCTTGCGATTGAAAGAACAACATACGAAGAACTGGCAGAAAAAGCAGGCATGACATTAGATGAGTACATGAATTCTCCATACAATCCGAAAATGGGAGATTTCCTTCGTGCAGGCGGAGTTGAGTTAAAATGTGACGGAGCTGCTGCTTGTATCGTATGTGCAACAGAGAAGATTCCGGAAATCGCAAAGAATTTAAAACATAAACCAATCGAAGTACTTGGAATAGGAAGTGCTGCTTGTGAAGCAACAACACCACATTTTGAAGTTGCTGCAACAGAGGAAGCTGTTCGTCAGGTATATGAAGCAACAGGATTGTCAGGAGATGATCTGGATATTTTCTTTGCAAATGACTTTATTATCACTTCTCATTTGGTATCAGCAGAAATTGCCGGATATCTTCCATACGGAGAAGGATGGAAATATATCTGTGATGGACGTACAGCATGGGATGGTGATAAACCAATCAATACAAATGGTGGAAGAACATCATTTGGACATGCGCATGCTGCATCTGGTCTGGCTGATATGTACGAAGCTTGTAAACAGATGTGGAATGAGTGTGGAGAACGTGAGGTTAAGAAAGTGCCTAAGACAGCAATGCTTCGTGGATATGGCGGAGCACAGAATGTGGCAGCAATCGTGATTCGTACAATGGACTAA
- a CDS encoding phosphate acyltransferase, producing MSVLDQIYAKAKEDPQRVAFPEAENEKMMQAAYETGKEGYIIPILVGDAQKITELCKERGYETDVFKIVDIQEEEYKNKLIADYVAKPETLLKEKALGRRMQNPLYYAMVMQAVGEAEVTFAGIDNTTGDVLLAGQMIIGLQPGISTISSIGLCDIPGFEGSEGSLLAVGDSAVCTNPNAEQLASIAISACDTVKALLDWEPRCAMVSYSTLGSGQGELIDKVVEAVKIANELRPDLAIDGEFQFDAAISPAVAAKKVTRESKVAGKANVVIWPDLNVGNVGVKLIQQFGHANAYGPMLQGFNSVVCDCSRGAPVSEIKGNIIISAARAAGSKTK from the coding sequence ATGAGCGTATTAGATCAGATTTATGCAAAAGCAAAAGAAGATCCACAGCGCGTTGCCTTTCCGGAGGCTGAAAACGAGAAAATGATGCAGGCTGCTTATGAGACAGGAAAAGAAGGATATATCATTCCAATTCTTGTAGGCGATGCTCAGAAAATCACAGAACTGTGCAAAGAGCGCGGATATGAGACAGATGTTTTCAAGATTGTGGATATTCAGGAAGAAGAATACAAAAATAAACTGATTGCAGACTATGTTGCAAAGCCTGAAACACTTTTGAAAGAAAAAGCACTTGGCCGCCGTATGCAGAACCCATTATATTATGCAATGGTAATGCAGGCAGTTGGTGAGGCAGAGGTAACATTTGCAGGAATTGATAATACAACAGGAGATGTACTTTTAGCAGGACAGATGATTATTGGACTGCAGCCGGGAATCAGCACAATTTCAAGTATCGGACTTTGTGATATTCCTGGATTTGAAGGAAGCGAAGGCAGTTTGCTTGCAGTCGGAGACAGTGCAGTATGTACAAATCCAAATGCAGAACAGCTTGCAAGTATTGCAATCTCAGCATGTGATACTGTAAAGGCATTGCTAGACTGGGAGCCAAGATGTGCGATGGTAAGTTATTCTACACTTGGAAGTGGTCAGGGAGAATTGATCGACAAAGTTGTAGAGGCAGTAAAAATTGCAAATGAGCTTCGTCCGGATCTTGCAATCGATGGAGAATTTCAGTTTGATGCAGCAATTTCACCGGCTGTAGCAGCAAAAAAAGTTACAAGAGAAAGCAAAGTTGCCGGAAAGGCAAATGTTGTAATCTGGCCTGATTTAAATGTAGGTAATGTTGGAGTAAAATTGATTCAGCAGTTTGGACATGCAAATGCTTATGGACCAATGCTTCAGGGATTCAACAGTGTGGTTTGTGATTGCTCAAGAGGGGCTCCGGTATCTGAAATTAAAGGTAATATTATTATCAGTGCAGCTCGTGCAGCAGGAAGCAAAACAAAATAA